In Eupeodes corollae chromosome 3, idEupCoro1.1, whole genome shotgun sequence, a single genomic region encodes these proteins:
- the LOC129949510 gene encoding methionine--tRNA ligase, cytoplasmic has translation MIIYTNEGNPFGLKLLVLTKFAKKDVQVKKINLNDPAIKGLKQLPILELDCGLQLFSSTAAAKLLFPNEGKLRDEWLEWSATQLAPALAHNMGVGHRADPNALPVLNALVKKLDDRLKVSPFLAGDKITTADLCVWCLLAPDGTLKGAQNIENLLAWYRKITALPEIKAALEEQPLKELSFNSLQHSNRFGGLHHVVLSTPGDDSSKLLAESGGNIAETITEEEKIAAKKVFRYDKEEPRKEPRTVLPIKGERNVLITSALPYVNNVPHLGNIIGCVLSADIFARYARTCGYNTLYVSGTDEYGTATENKALAEGLTPKEICDKYFELHNSIYRWFGIGFDYFGRTTTAEQTEVVQEAFDDIYKAGFILTESVEQLLCQKCDRFLADRFVEGTCPHPGCGYEDARGDQCDKCGKLVNAIELIRPRCKTCNTAPVIRSSEQLFLDLPKIEPKLKEWIEKSESGWTNNARVITRSWLREGLKPRCITRDLKWGIPVPLKGFESKVFYVWFDAPYGYVSITKRYSKDHYTEWWQPAEGVNVELFQFMAKDNVPFHSVMFPSSLLATDKGHTLASHIMATEYLNYEDGKFSKSRGIGVFGNDAQETGIPADVWRFYLASARPEGQDSSFSWNDLGARNNSELLNNLGNFVNRALVFLEKNYDSTIPNMKLTQEELILLALVNREFKGYVQSMEKARLRDGVRHILSISRHGNGYMQAQQPWVLLKGTDDEKARAATIIGVSCNIACLLASLLFPYMPTTARTMFDQLNVKQPLITPEKPMIRILLKTGHRIGKPVPIFTKIEQTRIDELKKMYAGPQVVSSSSGGAQSVAELEKAIAEQGDKVRALKQSKADKAVWQPEVNILLDLKKKLEAAQSAAASNSSSSAAASVPVAELEAAIAAQGDKVRALKQSKAEKAVVQAEVNILLDLKKQLANAQTAVSSPAKSAPAASSLSVADLEKAVSTQGEKVRALKQSKADKSVWQPEVNILLDLKKQLANAQAQAPATAAVPAEPTKTPTKTPTKTPTKTPSPTPAASIDEGKVKELEEKISKQGEKVRQLKSSSDAAVWKPEVEVLLALKKELSAITGVTEAPASGKNKKKK, from the exons ATGATTATCTACACGAACGAAGGTAATCCTTTTGGATTAAAACTCTTAGTGTTAACAAAATTCGCCAAGAAGGATGTCCAAGTGAAAAAAATTAACCTCAATG ATCCTGCAATTAAAGGCCTTAAGCAATTGCCCATCCTAGAGCTAGACTGTGGGCTGCAATTATTTTCATCAACAGCGGCAGCGAAATTACTCTTTCCCAACGAGGGCAAGTTAAGGGATGAG tggtTGGAATGGTCAGCTACGCAGTTGGCTCCAGCGTTGGCTCACAACATGGGCGTTGGCCATCGTGCAGACCCAAATGCTCTTCCAGTTCTTAATGCGTTGGTCAAGAAACTCGACGATAGGTTGAAGGTGTCTCCATTTTTGGCCGGGGATAAGATAACCACAGCTGACTTGTGTGTCTGGTGTCTTCTGGCACCGGATGGAACCCTCAAAGGTGCTCAAAATATCGAGAACCTACTAGCATGGTATCGTAAAATCACCGCACTTCCTGAAATCAAAGCCGCTCTCGAGGAACAACCTCTGAAGGAGCTCAGTTTCAACTCCCTTCAACACTCGAATCGATTCGGCGGACTTCACCATGTCGTCCTCTCGACTCCGGGCGATGACTCATCCAAACTTCTCGCCGAATCGGGCGGAAATATTGCCGAAACCATCACAGAGGAGGAGAAGATCGCCGCTAAGAAAGTCTTCAGGTACGATAAAGAAGAACCACGCAAGGAACCACGAACTGTGCTACCCATTAAGGGAGAACGCAACGTTTTGATCACCTCAGCTCTGCCTTATGTGAATAACGTTCCACATCTGGGAAACATCATTGGTTGTGTGCTTTCGGCCGACATCTTTGCGAGGTACGCTCGCACCTGCGGTTACAATACTCTGTATGTGAGTGGTACCGATGAGTACGGTACTGCGACTGAGAACAAAGCACTGGCCGAAGGTTTGACTCCTAAAGAGATCTGCGACAAGTACTTTGAGTTGCATAACTCCATCTATCGGTGGTTTGGCATTGGGTTCGACTATTTTGGAAGAACTACCACAGCAGAACAAACTGA AGTTGTTCAAGAGGCTTTCGATGATATTTACAAAGCTGGCTTCATCCTCACCGAGAGTGTGGAGCAGCTGCTGTGTCAGAAGTGTGATCGCTTTTTAGCTGATCG CTTTGTAGAAGGAACCTGCCCTCATCCTGGTTGTGGTTACGAAGACGCTCGTGGTGATCAATGCGATAAATGTGGAAAACTAGTCAACGCTATCGAACTCATCCGTCCGCGCTGCAAGACTTGCAACACAGCGCCCGTGATCCGAAGCTCGGAACAGTTGTTCCTCGATCTGCCCAAGATCGAACCAAAACTCAAGGAATGGATTGAGAAGTCGGAGAGTGGTTGGACGAATAACGCTCGAGTCATTACCCGCTCATGGCTGCGGGAAGGCCTCAAACCACGATGCATTACCCGTGATCTGAAGTGGGGTATCCCTGTGCCGTTGAAAGGCTTCGAATCGAAGGTGTTCTATGTGTGGTTTGACGCTCCGTATGGCTATGTGTCTATAACCAAGCGATACAGTAAAGATCACTACACTGAGTGGTGGCAGCCAGCGGAGGGAGTGAATGTTGAGCTGTTCCAATTCATGGCAAAGGACAATGTCCCATTCCACTCGGTTATGTTCCCATCATCGTTGCTGGCGACAGATAAGGGACACACCCTGGCTTCGCACATCATGGCCACCGAGTACTTGAACTACGAGGATGGCAAGTTCAGCAAGAGTCGAGGTATTGGAGTCTTTGGCAATGATGCTCAGGAAACCGGTATTCCAGCCGATGTATGGCGATTCTATTTGGCATCAGCACGCCCAGAAGGACAGGATTCTAGTTTCAGTTGGAATGATTTGGGAGCGAGGAATAACTCAGAGTTGTTGAATAATCTGGGCAACTTCGTCAATAGAGCTCTGGTCTTCCTAGAGAAGAACTACGACTCAACCATTCCCAACATGAAGCTCACTCAGGAAGAACTGATTTTGTTGGCTTTGGTGAATCGTGAATTCAAGGGCTATGTGCAGTCGATGGAGAAGGCACGTCTCAGGGATGGAGTGCGGCATATTCTGTCGATTTCAAGACACGGTAATGGCTATATGCAAGCTCAGCAGCCTTGGGTGCTTCTTAAGGGCACAGACGATGAGAAGGCTCGAGCTGCCACTATTATCGGTGTGAGTTGTAATATCGCTTGCTTGCTGGCGAGTCTCCTATTCCCTTACATGCCCACGACAGCGAGGACAATGTTCGACCAACTCAACGTCAAGCAACCGCTTATCACTCCCGAGAAACCAATGATCCGTATTCTTCTCAAAACCGGTCACAGAATTGGCAAACCTGTTCCGATCTTCACCAAGATCGAACAGACTCGTATTGACGAACTCAAGAAGATGTACGCCGGTCCCCAGGTTGTAAGTTCGAGTTCTGGTGGTGCCCAGTCGGTGGCTGAATTGGAAAAGGCCATCGCAGAACAGGGAGACAAAGTGCGTGCCCTGAAACAGAGCAAGGCTGACAAGGCGGTTTGGCAGCCAGAAGTAAATATCCTGTTGGATTTGAAGAAGAAGTTGGAGGCAGCTCAATCTGCAGCAGCATCGAATTCGAGTTCTAGTGCGGCGGCGTCAGTGCCTGTGGCTGAGCTTGAAGCGGCAATCGCTGCTCAAGGGGATAAGGTTCGTGCCTTAAAGCAAAGTAAGGCCGAGAAAGCGGTCGTTCAAGCTGAAGTTAATATTCTTTTGGATTTGAAGAAACAATTGGCAAATGCCCAAACTGCTGTTTCTTCTCCGGCTAAAAGTGCCCCAGCAGCAAGTTCTTTGAGTGTGGCAGATCTGGAAAAGGCTGTGAGTACCCAAGGTGAGAAAGTTCGTGCTCTCAAGCAGAGTAAAGCAGATAAATCGGTGTGGCAACCTGAAGTCAACATTTTATTGGATCTTAAGAAACAACTTGCCAACGCTCAAGCCCAAGCACCTGCGACTGCAGCTGTTCCTGCAGAACCAACAAAGACACCCACAAAGACACCAACAAAGACCCCAACAAAAACACCATCACCAACTCCAGCCGCATCCATCGATGAGGGCAAAGTAAAGGAATTGGAAGAAAAAATCTCAAAGCAG ggTGAAAAAGTCCGTCAACTGAAGAGTTCTTCCGATGCCGCCGTCTGGAAGCCTGAAGTTGAAGTCCTTTTGGCCCTCAAGAAAGAACTTTCCGCAATTACTGGTGTCACAGAAGCACCAGCTTCAGgaaagaacaagaagaagaaatga
- the LOC129950257 gene encoding coiled-coil domain-containing protein 130 homolog: MGERKGQNKYYPPDYDPKRGGLNKFLGTHALRERARKLHVGILIIRFEMPYNIWCEGCNNHIGMGVRYNAEKKKVGMYYSTPVYQFRMKCHLCDNHFEIKTDPGNLDYVIISGARRQENRWDPLQNEQVVPETKEVQKRLFDDPMYKLEHLAKDIKSGEDAKPVLEKLFERNENVWDDCYEANSKLRAEFRKQKKEIKIQKELDDKLLQRSSLEIGLLPESEQDRQMAALMKLQSKPAKEREEEKRLDILTRPALPSSTQTTFGGLKRQKLINSKLSLKDLGIKKKKEDDAQQKPTEAEKKTTCELRETDEDSKDLKTDQTTNNGCEIKKSSLGLVCDYSSSSSD, encoded by the exons atGGGTGAACGCAAGGGTCAAAACAAATACTATCCACCGGACTATGATCCAAAACGAGGTGGTCTCAATAAGTTCCTGGGAACTCACGCCTTGCGTGAGCGAGCTCGAAAGCTCCATGTAGGAATCCTGATTATCCGTTTTGAAATGCCCTATAATATCTGGTGTGAAGGATGTAACAATCACATTGGAATGGGTGTCCGGTACAATGCTGAGAAGAAGAAAGTCGGAATGTATTACTCCACTCCGGTGTACCAGTTCCGAATGAAGTGCCATTTGTGTGAcaatcattttgaaatcaaaacagaTCCTGGGAATCTAGATTATGTTATAATATCCGGGGCAAGAAGACAGGAGAATCGTTGGGATCCATTGCAAAATGAACAAGTTGTCCCCGAGACGAAGGAAGTTCAGAAGCGATTGTTCGATGATCCGATGTATAAGTTGGAACATTTAGCGAAGGACATCAAATCAGGTGAAGATGCGAAGCCGGTGTTGGagaaactttttgaaagaaacGAAAACGTCTGGGACGACTGTTATGAAGCGAATTCAAAACTTCGAGCTGAGTTTAGA aaacagaaaaaagaaataaagatcCAAAAGGAGTTGGATGACAAATTATTGCAAAGAAGCAGTCTGGAAATCGGACTCTTGCCTGAGAGTGAACAAGATCGTCAAATGGCAGCTCTCATGAAACTACAATCCAAACCAGCCAAGGAACGAGAGGAGGAGAAGAGACTGGATATTCTGACGAGGCCAGCTCTTCCCAGTTCCACACAAACTACATTTGGTGGTTTAAAAAGACAAAAGCTCATCAATTCAAAACTTAGTTTAAAAGACTTGGGTATCAAAAAGAAGAAGGAAGATGATGCACAACAAAAGCCTACCGAAGCAGAAAAGAAAACGACGTGTGAATTACGTGAAACAGATGAAGACAGTAAAGACTTAAAAACTGATCAAACCACCAACAATGgatgtgaaattaaaaagagtAGTCTGGGACTTGTGTGTGATTATTCAAGCTCAAGTAGTGATTAA